The window GATAGGCTCGATATCTCGATGCCGGCAGCTTTAGCCAGGGCCGGAAGTGCTCGAATCGAAGCCTCGCCAGAGGAGAGTGCAATCTCGCCATCCTCGGCAATATTGACCTCGATGGTGTCAAATCCCGCGGCCGCGGCCTCCTGAAAGCACCGAGACAACGGCCAGTCACCGGGCAGTGTCCAACGGTTCACGCCAATCTTCATACGTGCTCCTTATGGTTGGCCTGCGGGATTCGCTGAACGTCCGGCCGAAGGACTGGACGGAGGTAGCGGAGAACTGTGGCAGGCCGTTACAGTATCCCGTTCACGGCCCTTGCGGCAAAATCCTGTTTGGCAGGAGCAAATGATGACGAATGCTGCGCTGGTCGTTTGGGGCGGTTGGAGCGGACACGAGCCCGAGCAGGTTGCACAGATTCTTGGGTCGGAACTCAAGGATTCCGGATTTGTAGTCACTATCACCAACACTCTGGACGCGTATAAAGAGCTCAATGCGATCCCGAACCTGAAGCTCGTCGTCCCGATTTGGACTATGGGCACAATCCGTGGAGATCAGCTGGAGCCACTGCTGGAAGCCGTCAAAGGCGGTATCGGCATCGCCGGCTGCCATGGCGGCATGTGCGACTCATTTCGCGACGCAACGGAATACCAGTTTATGACCGGCGGTCAGTGGGTGGCGCACCCGGGCAACGATCAGGTGGAGTACACCGTGCGAATAACCGATCCGAACCACTTCGTCACAAGCGGCTCGACGGACTTTAAAGTGCGGTCGGAGCAATACTACTTACATGTGGATCCAGCGGTAAAAGTACAGGCCGTCACGCGGTTTCCAACGGTAGACGGGCCGCATGCGCCGAACGGCAACGTGGATATGCCCGTGGTTTGGACCAAATACTACGGGCAGGGCCGCGTATTCTACTGCTCGCTCGGCCACAGCGCAGCCACCGTAGCGCAACCTGAGGTTCTTGCCATCATGAAGCGCGGCATGATCTGGGCCGCCGGACAGGATGGATAGTGCACCGCGCCGGGATGCCGAAGGTGGGATTCGAACCCACACGGGGTTGCCCCCAATGGTTTTTGAGACCACCGCGTCTGCCATTCCGCCACTTCGGCGAGTGCGAACGCGAGTATACCCGACCTGGTAGCCGGCGGCGAGCGTGTAACGACCGAGTATAATGGCAGCATGAAGTTCGGCATCGAGGGCGCAAGCAAGCCGGAACGGCACGGCGTGTTGCAGCGCCTGGGATGGCGATCGCTCCCCGTTTGGGCGAAAACTGTTCTCTCAACGGGCGCAGCCGCGGTGATCGCATCAGGTGGCTGGTTTCTCAACGAGCATCGCACCATCGCCCTGAGTGATTTGGTCAGCCCCGTGTATTGGTACCACCGACTTTTAGGCCAGGACCTTTACGACGCAGCGACCGCCAGTCTGATGCACGGCAACCGCTCGCTGCACGAAGTTGCCCTGACCTTTGATGACGGCCCACACCGGGACAGCTGCCAAAGCATCCTCAACACGCTTCGCGCGAACCACATCCACGCTACGTTTTTCGACGTTGGCGAACGGATGGCGCAAAGCCCAAATCTTGTGCGAGAGACATTGGCGGATGGCAACGAGATTGGAGACCATACATTTACCCACCCGCGCCTCGTCAACGTTTCCAGGGCGCGACAGCACCTCGAGATTAACGACACCGACATCACCTACTACCGCATTACCGGGCAGCACCTGGCCCTGATACGACCGCCGGGAATGCGTTTCGATCCGCAAGTGCTGAGGTTGACGCACGCTATGGGTTACATTACGGTCGGCTATAACACCGACGCACATGACTACGACCCACGCTCTTCACCGGAATTCATTGCGCGGCGGACGCTCGACCGAGTCGAAAACGGCAGCATCATTCTGCTGCACGACTATCCACATCCAGCGGAAGCACTGCCGCGGATAGTGGCTAGCCTGAAGGCGCGCGGGTACACCTTCGTCACGATCAGTCAGATGCTGGCGCACTTGCCCCCCAAGCCGCGACGGGCTGCTCTGGCATTCCTGGCCGCACATGCCGACCCCGCAAAAGGCGCCGCGCCGGCAGTGCTTCGACTTGCACGTGCTGGTGGTTCCAGCGTGCCCCAAACCGGGAACATTACCGCCTCCACAAGCCGTATTCCCCGTTAGGAGGGATGTTCGTGAACTTCGCGCGCGTGGCCGTACCAAGTCGATATGTTGAGAGGTCGGCATTTGACCGTCTTGTGGACCGTTACCACCGTCAGGCATACAACGTAGCGTATCGTATGACGGGTAACCACGCAGACGCAGAAGATCTAACTCAGGAGTCCTTCCTCCGCGCATACCGGTTCTTCGACCGCTACGACCCTACCCTCCCGTTTGAAAACTGGCTGTACCGGATAATGTCGCGCGTTCTGGTTGACGAGATTCGCAAGCGCCCCAAG of the Armatimonadota bacterium genome contains:
- a CDS encoding ThuA domain-containing protein — encoded protein: MTNAALVVWGGWSGHEPEQVAQILGSELKDSGFVVTITNTLDAYKELNAIPNLKLVVPIWTMGTIRGDQLEPLLEAVKGGIGIAGCHGGMCDSFRDATEYQFMTGGQWVAHPGNDQVEYTVRITDPNHFVTSGSTDFKVRSEQYYLHVDPAVKVQAVTRFPTVDGPHAPNGNVDMPVVWTKYYGQGRVFYCSLGHSAATVAQPEVLAIMKRGMIWAAGQDG
- a CDS encoding polysaccharide deacetylase family protein, whose product is MKFGIEGASKPERHGVLQRLGWRSLPVWAKTVLSTGAAAVIASGGWFLNEHRTIALSDLVSPVYWYHRLLGQDLYDAATASLMHGNRSLHEVALTFDDGPHRDSCQSILNTLRANHIHATFFDVGERMAQSPNLVRETLADGNEIGDHTFTHPRLVNVSRARQHLEINDTDITYYRITGQHLALIRPPGMRFDPQVLRLTHAMGYITVGYNTDAHDYDPRSSPEFIARRTLDRVENGSIILLHDYPHPAEALPRIVASLKARGYTFVTISQMLAHLPPKPRRAALAFLAAHADPAKGAAPAVLRLARAGGSSVPQTGNITASTSRIPR